Sequence from the Rhizobium sp. TH2 genome:
CGGTCTCAAAGCCACTCGGCGAGGCAGGCTTGCGCCCTGCCGGCAGCGTCAAATCCGGGCTGACTGCCAAGGATGTCATTTCCTCGGTCCAAGCTGAAGTTCTGCCGCTCGACAAGAACTATTTCCGCGATGGCAACCGGCTCGAAGCCAGCCGTGAAAAACTCGACGGCCTGTGGAACGACGTGCGCCATCATTTGGCGGGCGAAGGACCGGAGCGCTTGCCCGCGCGCGAAGCAGCATCGATCGCCGCCGCCGGCCGCTGGTCGCTCAACGCCGCGCTCGCGCGGCAGGAAAGCCGTGGCATGCACCGCCGCGCCGACTTCAAGGCGACTGACCAGGCCTTCACCCGCGCGGTGCTGGTCTCGGGCGTTGATGACATCCGCATCGAGGCCGCCCCCGTCGAAAACCGCAGGGAGCGCGCCTGATGATCGAAGTCATCTCCGAAACCCGCTGCATCGAATGCGACATCTGCGTCAAGGTCTGCCCGGCCAATGTCTTCGACAAGACATCCGGCGCACCCGTCATCGCGCGCCAGGACGACTGCCAGACCTGTTTTCTCTGCGAGATCTACTGCCCGACCGACGCGCTCTATGTCGCGGAATTCGCCGATGGACCAACCGCCATCACTGAAGCCGAGGTCGAGAACCGCAAACTCTTCGGCAGCTATTCGCGCGCGCTGGGCTGGAAGCGCGGCAAGCCCAACGGCACCCAATTCGACCCAACGCACCGCATCCGCGTCGCTCAGGTCTAGGCACGAGACGAGAAGGAGCCATCTCCATGGACCGCATCACCATATCAGACGTGCAGAAGACGTTCCAGCTCAAGCCCGGCCAGTTCATCAATGTCGATGGCCGGGACACCAATGCGATCACCGTGCTCAACGGTGTCGACCTCACCATCCGCAAGGGCGAGTTCATCACACTTGTCGGCCCGAGCGGCAGCGGCAAATCGGTCCTTCTCGATATCATCGGCGGCCTGACCGATGCCTCGCAAGGCATGGTCAAGATCGACGGCAAGCAGATCGTCAAGCCGGATGCCAAGACCGGCTATGTGTTCCAGCAATATGCGCTGTTTCCCTGGCGCACGGCGCTCGACAATATCGAATATGCACTCGAGGTACGCGGCGTGCCGAAGAAGGAACGCAGCGACAAGGCGCGCTACTTCCTGTCGCTCTTCGGGCTCTCGGGTTTCGAGGATCGCTACCCCAACCAGCTCTCGGGCGGCATGCAGCAGCGGGTGGCGATCGCCCGCGCGCTTTCGACCGATCCGGAAGTGCTGCTGATGGACGAACCCTTCGCAGCACTCGACGCCCAGACCCGTGAAATCCTCCAGACCGAACTCCTCCGCATCTGGGAAAAGATCAACACGACAGTGGTGTTCGTCACTCACTCGATCGACGAAGCGATCTACCTCGCCGACCGCATTGTCGTCATGACCGCCCGCCCCGGCCGGGTGAAGGAGATCATCGAGATCGACCTGCCGCGTCCGCGCGACGGCGACATCCGTTCCAGCACGGAATTTAACAATCACCGCGGTCGCGTCTGGGAGGCGCTCCGTGACGAAGTGAACAGGGCGCAGAAGGACTGGGCGCTGTCGCCCGCCTACGCCGCCTGATCATCGAGGGAACCATCATGGCCTACGTCACCGACAAAACTGGCTTCGTACCCGGCATCACTGCCCGCCCGCGGGAGAGTTCACGGACGTTGCCGTCAGCCAGGACAGCGGCCGTCGCCAAGCTCACGACCGAAGCGAAGCCGGCGCGCCGTCCCTTCCAGTTCGGTACTATCGGCTATGGCCTGCCATTGCTGGCGCTGTTCTTCCTGCTCTGGGAAGTCGCGCCACGGCTCGGCTGGCTGAATGCGCTGTTCTTTCCGCCGCTTTCCGAAGTGATGGTTGCCTGGTGGGCGATGCTGCTCGACGGCACGCTGACCGCCAACATCGGCATCAGCCTGCAGCGCGCCTTCATCGGGTTCGGCCTTGCGGTCATTGTAGCCATTCCGCTCGGCTTCCTGATGGGACGCTACAGCACGTTCGAGAAAGTGTCCGACCTGCTGGTTCAGACGCTGCGCAACACTTCGCAATTCGCGCTCCTGCCGGTCTTCATCCTGCTGCTCGGCATCGGCGAGGAATCCAAGATCGCCATCACCTTCTATTCCTCGATTTTCTTCCTGCTGATCAACACGATCGCGGGCGTGAAGTCAGTCGATCCGCTGCTGCTCAAGGCGGCGCGTTCGATGGGCACGTCCGATCTCGATCTCTTCCGCAAGGTGATCCTGCCGTCGAGCATTCCCCACATCGTCGCCGGCGCGCGGCTCGCTGTGAAGGCCTCGATCTTCGCCGTGATCGGCGCCGAGATGCTCGCCGCGAAATCCGGCCTCGGCTACCTAATCCAGCAGTCGCAACTGATGATGGAGACCGCCGACATGTATGCCGGCATCCTGACGATGACCATCATCGGCCTGTTCGTGAATTACCTGCTCGTCTGGTTCGAGCGCTGGGCCACGAGCTGGAAAGGCCCCTCCGACAGCATGACGCACTGACATCATGATGCCTGCACATTAAGTTCAACAAAGGATCCT
This genomic interval carries:
- a CDS encoding ABC transporter permease codes for the protein MAYVTDKTGFVPGITARPRESSRTLPSARTAAVAKLTTEAKPARRPFQFGTIGYGLPLLALFFLLWEVAPRLGWLNALFFPPLSEVMVAWWAMLLDGTLTANIGISLQRAFIGFGLAVIVAIPLGFLMGRYSTFEKVSDLLVQTLRNTSQFALLPVFILLLGIGEESKIAITFYSSIFFLLINTIAGVKSVDPLLLKAARSMGTSDLDLFRKVILPSSIPHIVAGARLAVKASIFAVIGAEMLAAKSGLGYLIQQSQLMMETADMYAGILTMTIIGLFVNYLLVWFERWATSWKGPSDSMTH
- a CDS encoding ABC transporter ATP-binding protein, producing the protein MDRITISDVQKTFQLKPGQFINVDGRDTNAITVLNGVDLTIRKGEFITLVGPSGSGKSVLLDIIGGLTDASQGMVKIDGKQIVKPDAKTGYVFQQYALFPWRTALDNIEYALEVRGVPKKERSDKARYFLSLFGLSGFEDRYPNQLSGGMQQRVAIARALSTDPEVLLMDEPFAALDAQTREILQTELLRIWEKINTTVVFVTHSIDEAIYLADRIVVMTARPGRVKEIIEIDLPRPRDGDIRSSTEFNNHRGRVWEALRDEVNRAQKDWALSPAYAA
- a CDS encoding ferredoxin family protein, which translates into the protein MIEVISETRCIECDICVKVCPANVFDKTSGAPVIARQDDCQTCFLCEIYCPTDALYVAEFADGPTAITEAEVENRKLFGSYSRALGWKRGKPNGTQFDPTHRIRVAQV